Proteins from a genomic interval of Mycobacterium conspicuum:
- a CDS encoding serine/threonine-protein kinase: MLGSGATSRVHDGWDLQLSRRVAIKLLQRGIHGRPPELTGRHVVGVHDVGEHDGVPFIVMERLPGVSLADSIARGPLEPAFVEAALDGVLDALAEAHSVGVLHRNIKPGNILLTARAEAKLADFGAGVSLPYLSPDRLAAKAATALDDLYAVGVVGYEALTGRRPFPQQDPGALAHAILHEDPPPLASLRPDVPAGLVTVIEQAMTRDPTQRFDHADAMRAALTGAQPAPISLHPNGVGRSENSHAYAAHSS; the protein is encoded by the coding sequence GTGCTGGGGAGCGGTGCGACGTCGCGCGTGCACGACGGGTGGGACCTGCAGCTGAGTCGTCGTGTGGCCATCAAGCTGCTTCAGCGCGGGATCCATGGCCGCCCGCCGGAGCTGACCGGTCGCCACGTCGTGGGGGTGCACGACGTCGGCGAGCATGACGGCGTGCCGTTCATCGTGATGGAGCGCCTACCGGGAGTGTCGCTGGCCGACTCCATCGCCCGCGGCCCGCTGGAACCGGCATTCGTTGAGGCCGCGCTCGACGGCGTGCTGGACGCCCTGGCCGAGGCGCACAGCGTCGGCGTCCTGCACCGAAACATCAAGCCGGGCAACATCTTGCTGACCGCCAGGGCCGAGGCCAAACTCGCCGACTTCGGGGCTGGCGTCAGCCTGCCCTACCTGAGCCCCGACCGGCTGGCTGCCAAGGCGGCGACGGCGCTCGACGATCTGTACGCCGTCGGCGTGGTCGGCTACGAGGCACTGACGGGCCGGCGGCCGTTCCCGCAGCAGGACCCGGGCGCCCTGGCCCACGCGATCCTGCACGAGGATCCACCGCCGCTTGCCTCGCTGCGCCCCGACGTGCCCGCCGGGCTTGTCACCGTGATCGAACAAGCGATGACGCGCGATCCCACACAGCGGTTCGACCACGCCGACGCGATGCGAGCGGCGCTGACCGGCGCACAGCCTGCGCCAATTTCCTTGCATCCGAACGGTGTTGGCCGATCGGAGAATTCACACGCCTACGCCGCTCATTCGTCGTAG
- a CDS encoding type II toxin-antitoxin system Phd/YefM family antitoxin has protein sequence MATPLSQRELRNDSGAIMRRVQQGERFTVTRNGVPVADLVPHGEAEAERPPRFVPVAQIATGTSELPGWDTARFARELEELDGVVDDSDADKWHATK, from the coding sequence ATGGCCACACCGCTCAGTCAACGGGAATTGCGAAACGACAGCGGCGCGATCATGCGCCGCGTACAACAGGGGGAACGGTTTACGGTTACCCGAAACGGTGTGCCTGTCGCAGACCTCGTGCCACACGGTGAAGCCGAAGCCGAACGACCCCCGCGCTTCGTTCCGGTGGCGCAAATAGCCACAGGCACAAGCGAACTCCCCGGTTGGGACACCGCGCGGTTTGCTCGTGAGCTCGAAGAGCTCGACGGTGTCGTCGACGACAGCGATGCCGACAAGTGGCACGCCACCAAATGA
- a CDS encoding type II toxin-antitoxin system VapC family toxin, translating to MSSPHERALLDTSVVIDFPADAVAAHASTAAISTITLAELAYGLHTADPLLNAAREQRYHWITRTFDPIPFDTQAARVYGALCAAVRAVGRDPKPRRFDLLIAAVAVALGVPLITRNETDFTGIHHSLTVIAVR from the coding sequence ATGAGCTCACCACACGAGCGGGCGCTGCTCGACACCTCCGTCGTCATCGACTTCCCGGCCGATGCCGTTGCCGCGCACGCGTCCACGGCCGCGATCAGCACCATCACGCTCGCTGAGCTGGCGTACGGCCTGCACACCGCCGACCCACTCCTGAACGCGGCCCGCGAGCAGCGCTATCACTGGATAACCCGCACCTTCGATCCGATCCCGTTCGACACCCAAGCTGCGCGGGTCTACGGAGCCCTCTGCGCGGCGGTTCGAGCCGTTGGTCGAGACCCGAAGCCGCGCCGATTCGATCTACTCATTGCCGCAGTCGCGGTCGCCTTGGGCGTGCCGCTCATCACGCGGAATGAAACTGATTTCACGGGTATTCACCACAGTTTGACCGTCATCGCCGTCCGGTAG
- a CDS encoding alpha/beta hydrolase: MGSSRFVHILRQIGSLLVTAVTAASTLNAYRPVVNKSRLSIYSWMFGLVVTELPLQTLASQLGGLALTARQLTRPVRTIAWLVAGVSALGLLNFSRAGHRANVPLTTALDTGLGAARRTDSAGLWRRPDGAGTAKTPGVLRMLRVYRDYAHDSNISYGEYGSANRLDIWRRPDLDRAGKAPVLFQIPGGAWTTGNKRGQAHPLMSHLAELGWICVAINYRHSPRNTWPDHIVDVKRALAWVKQHIAEYGGDPDFIAITGGSAGGHLSSLAALTPNDPQFQPGFEDADTRVQAAVPFYGVYDFTRFDDMHPMMPGLLVKSIVKQRPSTNPQPFLAASPINHVSADAPPFFVLHGTNDSLVPIEQARSFVGRLREISRQPVVYAELPFTQHAFDIFGSARAAHTAVAVEQFLAEIYQAHHL; the protein is encoded by the coding sequence ATGGGGAGCTCTCGATTCGTCCATATCCTCCGGCAGATCGGGTCGTTGCTGGTCACGGCCGTGACCGCCGCCTCCACGCTCAACGCGTATCGGCCGGTGGTGAACAAGTCCCGGCTATCCATTTACTCGTGGATGTTCGGCCTGGTGGTCACCGAGTTGCCGCTGCAGACGCTGGCGAGTCAGCTCGGCGGGCTGGCGTTGACGGCCCGGCAACTGACCCGGCCGGTGCGCACGATCGCCTGGCTGGTGGCCGGCGTATCGGCGCTGGGGTTGCTCAACTTCAGCCGCGCCGGCCATCGCGCTAACGTGCCGCTGACGACGGCGTTGGACACCGGACTGGGCGCCGCGCGGCGCACCGACTCCGCGGGCCTGTGGCGCCGCCCGGACGGCGCCGGCACCGCCAAGACGCCGGGAGTGCTGCGGATGTTGCGGGTCTATCGCGACTACGCCCACGACTCGAACATCAGCTACGGCGAATACGGCAGCGCCAACCGCCTGGACATCTGGCGACGACCCGACCTGGATCGCGCCGGAAAGGCGCCGGTGCTGTTCCAGATTCCGGGTGGTGCGTGGACGACGGGAAATAAACGCGGACAAGCCCATCCGCTGATGAGCCACCTCGCCGAGCTGGGCTGGATCTGCGTCGCGATCAATTACCGGCACAGCCCGCGCAACACCTGGCCCGACCACATCGTCGACGTCAAGCGCGCCCTCGCCTGGGTCAAACAGCACATCGCCGAGTACGGCGGCGACCCCGACTTCATCGCCATCACCGGCGGTTCGGCCGGCGGTCATCTGTCCTCGCTGGCGGCGCTGACGCCCAATGACCCGCAGTTCCAGCCGGGGTTCGAGGACGCCGACACCCGGGTACAGGCCGCGGTGCCCTTCTACGGCGTCTACGACTTCACCCGCTTCGACGACATGCACCCCATGATGCCCGGGCTGCTGGTGAAATCGATTGTCAAGCAACGCCCCTCGACCAACCCGCAGCCGTTCCTCGCCGCCTCACCGATCAATCACGTCTCGGCTGACGCTCCCCCGTTCTTCGTGCTGCACGGCACCAATGATTCCCTGGTTCCCATCGAGCAGGCCCGCAGCTTCGTGGGGCGACTACGCGAAATCAGCCGCCAGCCCGTCGTGTATGCCGAATTGCCGTTCACCCAACACGCTTTCGACATCTTCGGCTCGGCGCGCGCCGCGCACACCGCGGTCGCCGTCGAGCAATTCCTGGCCGAGATCTACCAGGCGCACCACCTATGA
- a CDS encoding tocopherol cyclase family protein, with translation MTAAYVRWMAEGAARPLVHAYRRTGADIPFGDPVPSHGREMEGWFWRLTDTATGRVVVALCSVNQHPDGSWATVAVAVHPGGIVHSAALDYAETRLSHFTVDAGIDSSGRIAASPDGLHIELEDVAVNLRFTDPFAWPKILGGGGIASSVPFLNQYWHPYRLGGKASGTVEFDGTVWTFDDARLYAERNWGAGFPERWWWGQAHDFDDADVSVAFSGGLLELGPLRQEVTGVVVRLDDRVIRVTPPARVRAQLSDGRWTVHARTPRYQIDLDGDGTNVNPHVLPVPLPAERRNIHTDFEHLAGRLHCSVRRFGRVVFDGTSTIAGLEIGSRPARHPRDGVEAP, from the coding sequence ATGACCGCCGCCTACGTGCGATGGATGGCCGAGGGGGCCGCCAGACCGCTGGTCCATGCCTACCGGCGCACCGGCGCCGATATCCCCTTCGGCGACCCGGTGCCGTCACATGGGCGCGAAATGGAGGGCTGGTTCTGGCGCCTCACCGACACCGCCACGGGCCGGGTCGTCGTCGCGCTGTGCAGCGTCAACCAACACCCCGACGGCAGCTGGGCGACGGTCGCGGTCGCGGTTCACCCCGGCGGTATCGTGCACTCCGCGGCCCTCGACTATGCCGAAACCAGGCTGTCGCACTTCACCGTCGACGCCGGAATCGATTCGAGCGGGCGCATTGCCGCGAGCCCCGATGGCCTGCACATCGAACTCGAAGACGTCGCCGTGAACCTGCGTTTCACCGATCCGTTCGCCTGGCCCAAGATCCTGGGCGGTGGTGGCATTGCGTCCTCGGTCCCGTTCCTCAACCAGTACTGGCATCCCTACCGGCTGGGCGGAAAGGCCAGCGGCACAGTCGAATTCGACGGAACGGTGTGGACGTTCGACGACGCTCGGCTCTACGCCGAAAGGAACTGGGGCGCAGGGTTTCCCGAACGCTGGTGGTGGGGCCAGGCGCACGACTTCGACGACGCTGACGTCTCGGTCGCGTTCTCCGGTGGCCTCCTTGAGCTCGGCCCGCTGCGCCAGGAGGTCACCGGCGTGGTGGTGCGACTCGACGACCGCGTGATCCGGGTGACGCCGCCGGCGCGGGTGCGAGCACAGCTCAGCGACGGACGCTGGACCGTGCACGCCCGCACGCCGCGCTACCAGATCGACCTGGACGGCGACGGCACCAACGTCAACCCGCACGTCTTGCCGGTGCCGCTGCCAGCCGAGCGGCGCAACATCCACACCGATTTCGAGCACCTTGCGGGCCGACTGCATTGCAGCGTGCGCAGATTCGGCCGAGTGGTGTTCGACGGAACCAGCACGATCGCGGGTCTGGAGATCGGCAGCCGCCCCGCCCGCCATCCTCGTGACGGCGTCGAGGCCCCTTAG
- a CDS encoding type II toxin-antitoxin system VapC family toxin, which produces MIVVDASVLAVALGDDGTDGQQARERLADDTLAAPELIDLEVVSVWRRQVAAKQMPARRAESAIADLAVLPLSRSSHQPMLHRIWELRHAITPYDAAYVALAEALDVVLVTADMRLSRAAGVRCEIEALRTHR; this is translated from the coding sequence GTGATCGTCGTTGACGCGAGCGTGCTGGCCGTTGCGCTGGGCGATGATGGGACAGACGGGCAGCAGGCCCGCGAACGTCTAGCGGACGACACCTTGGCCGCTCCCGAACTCATCGACCTTGAGGTGGTCTCGGTGTGGCGCCGACAGGTCGCTGCAAAACAAATGCCCGCCCGCAGGGCCGAAAGCGCGATTGCAGACCTGGCGGTTTTGCCGTTGAGCCGGTCCTCGCACCAACCAATGCTGCACCGCATATGGGAACTGCGGCATGCCATCACGCCATACGACGCGGCCTACGTCGCACTGGCCGAGGCCCTGGACGTTGTGCTGGTCACCGCTGATATGCGCCTGTCGCGGGCTGCAGGCGTTCGTTGCGAGATCGAGGCCTTGAGAACACATCGCTGA